AGTAGAGCTTCaccagcacaggtaagcataTGTTAACCTGAAAGGAAGACCGAAGGCTGAGGATGCTAGCACAGCTAATGTTTTCCACACTCAGCAGATTGTAGATCACATGTTCAAccatattaaataaactgtactcagtgtggactgttttctatttacttCAGCCAAATCAACTGGTTTTATGTTCAATCAACAGCAAGTTAGTCGATATTGTATCCTTTAACATCTTAATATTCAACTATTATCAAAGGATTAGAAAATCATAGTACCActgtttaaagtgctttttggCAGCCTTCACACTCTCGTCATCAATCTTCTTACAGAAgaccctgatcagctgctcagaaaagATCTTTGTGCCAATCTTGGATTCCTGTAAAGAAGGACAGCAGCTTTACTTTGAGAGTTTTGGTGACATAAGCTGCCTTACAAATAATTTAACccaataaacagaagaaatattgcgataaaaaaatgttttaatcaatatttagtTCTTACCTTTTCTTCGGGCATTGCCTTTGCCTTTGCCTTGTTAAGGTCAGATTTGCtgtagaaatgaacatgttggaTAGGGTCTTTATCGTCCATGCCATAGTCCCTTTCAATGACCTAAAATGAAGGTTGAGAGTAAAAGTATGTGTGTAATAACAGATTTTGCAACATCTTACAAATCAAAAAATCCGCAAAACTGAAGAGTTTacaaaaaggtgaaatgaaagaaagtcaAAAAACTGACCAGGATTTTAAAGTCCTTTCGTGTCAGATATCTTCCTCCCTCAGGTAAGGGTTGAGCCAATTTTGTTTTCCAGCTAGACTTCAGGCTCTTGAAAATGGAGCAGAAACGTTGAGAACAGTGCGAAAGGATAGAAAAaggttttttgcattttaagttgACAATGTAAGCAACTAGGGCTGCACGGTAGGATTTAAGCATAATTTTTGCTATGTGTACAAGTGCTATGATAACATTACAGAATATATAATATCAATCATATGTCCTGAAATGCATCATACtgccattttttgttgtttctgcttttgaaaaaacaaaaagccttcagtttctctctttccATGACTGATCTACAATATCAGTCTGTCTGATCCTCTTCCTGATCACAAAGAGAAGTGACTTCTGTGCAGGCAGAGTCTATGTGCACATAAGATGTAGAGTTAAAGGGATCACATGCAGTGTGTGACGATGAACTGTTCTTTACTGTCACAGGGCTCTTGATGCAAATTAAAAGTCACTTTGAACATATAAGGGGTtcttatttgaaaaagaaaatagaattgAAGGCCCAAATGATAATACAAATTGTAATTGTATGAACCTCAAAGGTTATCACAGTTTCCCCAATATCATGCAGCATTAGTTGACTGAGGGATTTTGTATTGTAAGACATTTCAAGCTGCTATCCAattcacattacatttcaaagagaactgttcaatagtgttgctgttcatgttaaatgtaataacaacACGGGCAAGATAAAATGCTGgagacagtaaataatgtgatgtgtacTTATTCTATTAACTGAAAATGAGCACATTATCCAGCTTTGTGATAACAGTGCATTAGATcatgtgttataaatgtaatgaaacacaagaacacagacttACTTTCCAATCCGGGATGGGGTTCTTTGGCGTTGTCTCACCAACAAACTTGTAGATCTTTCGAGAGATGATGTTTTGCAGAATCTGCCTCGACTCTTGTAGGTTCGGTTCGGAAGAGTTGAGTATTTCCTCAAACACGTTGTCTAAAAGAGTAACAGAGTAACAAGCAAACACatgataataacacacacaaaagtgagtgaatttaattcaaacacacTCAATAAATTGTAAGACATGGCATGTTAATTTATAAGTCATCACAAGTAAATTAACAGGATGtggtttatttatctttaacaaatgcacgataaaaaaaatggataaagTAGCATAACTGTAAATGACCTAGCAACAGAGCCATCTGACAGAAAGCAGCATCTAACAAAGTGTGTTTCCAAAAAGTGTTGAAATATGTCATATTTCTGttacttcataaataaacatcctaaatatcaaacaagtTCAAATGATCAGGACAGCCAGTTGTTCAGGATGTTTGAGACTGGATTTGTGAACTCCTCAAACTACCAGATAACCTTGTCCTTGGCCAAACATCAAAACCGACCAAGTGCCTACACACAATTTCCTTTTCAGATTGTTGGGTGTagtgcattatttaaaacaatgtcttGATACTCCTGTAGTCTGAATTGGCTTCAATGTTAAACATGAGCTAAcagcacacatttaaatctaCACACCTGTGAGCTTTGTGTAGGCCTCCATGTCCTCATTGGCTGTAGAGAGAGTGAACATGCTCCCTCCTGATCCTTCAATCTCAGTGTGATCGTCTGCTTtcaaaaaagcctctgcaatCCTGTATGTTCATATCAAACATATTATTACTGATGAGCTAGTGAATCATGACGCAGATCAAATAATGGAAATCAGAAGGAGACCAATCTTATATTTGGAGTACTAACTTCTGAAGGTAGACACTTACATTTCTTGTATGATGTGGCTTACTCTGTGCTGACAGGCTCTTTTGTGGAGACGGTGTCTTGTATAGAACAAGTGGTACATATGGTCTTCCTCCTGTTGAGGTTAGGACTGCAGTTtagtcataaataacaacattatcagtttgctttcaattatctgtttacaagctcaagtgtGTCAGCACCTTGTCTCTGGTGCAGATAGTTTTCCTGCCATCAACCTCACACACTCTGGCAAACTGCAGGAAGCGACGAAAGTCAAAGTTGTTCATGATCCCCAGGTATAAAGAGTCCCTGAGTAGAGGCAGATTGAGGCAAGGTGAAGAAAATAGGTGTATAAAGTGAAACTGAATTTACTGGAGAGTTTTGTAGcctataatttaaaataatcaggAGAATAATGCATTgttcaaggtaaaaaaaaaagaagtgctgtAGTGGTCTTCATCACAAAATGAATTGCTCTACAGCACTTCATTAAAACCTGACCTGGCCAAGTAGTCAAACTTGTCCACATCAACgccgttttttttgttggacacAATTTCGTAGAGGAAGGACTTTTTTTCTGGGCGCCCTTTGTACGGCCACTGCAGGGATGACGACACAAAGCGAATCAGGACCAGTTTTATTGACACGTATGTTGTTGTCAATGAATTTACACTGCATAGAAAACATATGTAGGACCATTCCACGAAACAGAGATAAAgctaaaatatgaacacaataAACTATGTACATGGAAAAGCATGACAAATTAAACAGCAGGTCCAATTTCAATTGGAGGTCTAGgcagaagaaaaactttttttcacgATAAAAAAAGGACTCTTCTTG
This region of Labrus bergylta chromosome 12, fLabBer1.1, whole genome shotgun sequence genomic DNA includes:
- the LOC136181071 gene encoding deoxynucleoside triphosphate triphosphohydrolase SAMHD1-like; protein product: MKRHTFHGFMGYLAGKLAEALRSRQPELNITERDVLCVQIAGLCHDLGHGPFSHLYDGLFLPKALEKKRKLKKWKHEKGSCDMLDHLLKENNLEPVMEKYKLIPEEDITFIKEMIAGPLQESEGQEWPYKGRPEKKSFLYEIVSNKKNGVDVDKFDYLARDSLYLGIMNNFDFRRFLQFARVCEVDGRKTICTRDKEEDHMYHLFYTRHRLHKRACQHRVSHIIQEMIAEAFLKADDHTEIEGSGGSMFTLSTANEDMEAYTKLTDNVFEEILNSSEPNLQESRQILQNIISRKIYKFVGETTPKNPIPDWKSLKSSWKTKLAQPLPEGGRYLTRKDFKILVIERDYGMDDKDPIQHVHFYSKSDLNKAKAKAMPEEKESKIGTKIFSEQLIRVFCKKIDDESVKAAKKHFKQWLRMEPNLDGPEGN